The Sardina pilchardus chromosome 19, fSarPil1.1, whole genome shotgun sequence genome window below encodes:
- the LOC134066177 gene encoding coiled-coil domain-containing protein 106-like encodes MSSSLWQQEPTAYSPSVEIDSSSMRRKARPSGGQPWMKQECELDVGLWDNANSGTTSDVEQDNTLSSAVSTATTLEGLPPSVMLTITKLQCLLQSRQERIRALERQVEDLQQDRKFLRTQIENLTSTRQVAASEPPKPSKSQYAEPKPRKRPRDASSSSSACNDSGSELSASSALSGASNDLRKRRHHKERRRGKKGKDYSRKRATGVQYVIHRYKQVLSAFNKKKSMSGAFRHYGIDRNTIANTAPIAELHLAAMEALPLVGLFRPREETLVSYAQKCALVIEADAAVSRKIEQMKATGELLPITAKKTRTLSLVGSLSHCLSEMPHT; translated from the exons ATGTCCTCCTCGTTGTGGCAGCAGGAACCCACCGCATATTCCCCCAGCGTAGAGATCGACTCCAGCTCAATGCGCAGGAAGGCGCGGCCCAGCGGCGGCCAGCCCTGGATGAAGCAGGAGTGCGAGCTGGACGTGGGCTTGTGGGACAACGCCAACTCCGGGACAACCAGTGATGTGGAACAGGACAACACTCTGAGCAGCGCTGTGTCCA CGGCCACCACCCTTGAGGGCCTCCCTCCCAGCGTCATGCTGACCATCACCAAGCTGCAGTGCCTGCTGCAGAGCCGTCAGGAGCGCATCCGCGCCCTGGAGAGGCAGGTGGAGGACCTGCAGCAGGACCGCAAGTTCCTCCGCACGCAGATCGAGAACCTCACCAGCACCCGCCAGGTGGCGGCCTCGGAGC CTCCCAAACCCAGCAAGTCCCAGTACGCAGAGCCCAAGCCACGGAAGCGGCCGCGGGACGCCTCGTCCAGCTCCAGCGCCTGCAACGACAGCGGGTCCGAGCTGTCCGCCTCCTCGGCGCTCTCCGGGGCCTCCAACGACCTCAGGAAGAGAAGACACCACAAGGagcggaggagggggaagaaggGAAAGGACTACAGCAGGAAAAGAG CGACTGGAGTGCAGTACGTCATTCACCGCTACAAGCAAGTGCTCTCGGCCTTCAACAAGAAGAAGAGCATGAGCGGCGCGTTCCGCCACTACGGCATCGACCGCAACACCATCGCCAACACGGCGCCCATCGCCGAGCTGCACCTGGCCGCCATGGAGGCCCTGCCGCTGGTGGGGCTGTTTCGCCCGCGCGAGGAGACGCTGGTCAGCTACGCGCAGAAGTGCGCGCTGGTCATCGAGGCGGACGCGGCCGTGTCCAGGAAGATCGAGCAGATGAAGGCCACCGGTGAACTGCTGCCCATCACTGCCAAGAAgaccagaactctctctctggttggctctctctctcattgtctttcAGAGATgccacacacatga